From the Planktothrix tepida PCC 9214 genome, one window contains:
- a CDS encoding tetratricopeptide repeat protein: MLPNEIRARSVQFLHQQAEIYFNQGQFEDAMKACNQLLQIQSDYAPGCKLMADILLRQGKLQEAQQWYTRTLQVQPNWAEVHANLGSLYAKAQQWQQAIACYEKAVTLKPNFAGAYRNLARVWTQLNEPKKSAQALYQALTLEPNQATAEEYFNLGHQLGQHGDVKAAEACYRTAIQLNPNLTAAHQSLGTLLQGQGKAQEATQIYRQAIELNTPQAPSDTLAAATARTTVTVASPQDTLAGAMQQPMVKNGTTPVSNHPSNPQTYLKQAQAYCTLKEWDQAIAACQKALRLQPDLAEAYKIQGNALQILGEMSAAVRCYSKALEIQPQYPEVYANLGSLYAQEERLEKAASYYQQAVNLKPDFAGVYRNFAKVLTQMGQLDQASQCLEKAYSLEPEKATPEEHFNLGNTRFKQGRLDEAIAAYQQALKLNPQLAGAYYQLGQLYSTKAELDAAIQAYQKALELEPSRLEFYYGFADFFSRQECWDDAIRVYNQILGLDANQAVAYYKVGEIFNRQWRLEEAVNLYQKSIALNPKLVSSYYGLGKVLVKQENWQDAVQVLRQGIQMNPSGDAEAYKGFGDALAKIGEREEAIKAYQKSAELDSNNAEVYQKLGDLLRDQERFEEAIIAYNRSIEIDPTVFWTQNNLADIFFKQERWEDAISAYQNAIALDSSYSWSYNSLADALVKLERCEEAIPAYEQAIKLNPQFPWSYYNLGEVLTQLEHWEEAVVAYRGAIKVQSDLPNIQEKLADALRNRAKLDLQESLGYYYQVIQENPDHVAAYHKAIEIKPDDPKLYIQLANTLVNHNHLDGAIVFYQMALQLDPEHPEISQKLEGIVEKKKLG, from the coding sequence ATGTTACCTAACGAAATTCGCGCCCGCAGTGTACAGTTTCTCCATCAACAAGCAGAAATCTATTTTAATCAAGGACAATTCGAGGATGCGATGAAGGCTTGCAACCAGTTGTTGCAGATTCAGTCTGATTATGCACCCGGTTGTAAACTGATGGCGGATATCTTACTCCGACAAGGGAAACTGCAAGAGGCGCAGCAATGGTATACCCGGACGTTACAAGTTCAACCTAATTGGGCCGAAGTTCATGCTAATTTGGGCAGTCTGTACGCTAAAGCGCAACAATGGCAACAGGCAATTGCGTGTTATGAGAAAGCTGTCACCCTAAAACCGAATTTTGCAGGTGCTTATCGGAATTTAGCCAGAGTTTGGACACAACTCAACGAACCGAAAAAATCAGCACAAGCCCTATATCAAGCCTTGACCTTAGAACCCAATCAAGCAACGGCAGAAGAATATTTTAACCTCGGCCATCAGTTAGGGCAGCACGGTGATGTCAAAGCCGCAGAAGCTTGTTATCGGACAGCAATTCAACTCAATCCTAATTTAACCGCAGCCCATCAAAGTTTGGGAACCCTTCTTCAAGGGCAAGGTAAAGCTCAGGAAGCCACACAAATCTATCGCCAAGCCATTGAGTTAAATACTCCTCAAGCCCCCTCAGACACCTTAGCCGCAGCCACAGCCAGAACAACCGTGACAGTCGCTTCACCTCAAGATACCTTAGCGGGAGCGATGCAACAACCCATGGTGAAAAATGGGACAACACCTGTAAGCAATCATCCTAGTAATCCTCAAACCTATTTAAAGCAAGCTCAAGCTTATTGTACCTTAAAAGAATGGGATCAAGCGATCGCAGCTTGTCAAAAAGCGTTACGATTACAACCGGATTTAGCGGAAGCGTATAAAATTCAAGGCAATGCCCTGCAAATTTTAGGGGAAATGTCGGCGGCGGTTCGCTGTTATTCCAAGGCCTTAGAAATTCAACCGCAATATCCCGAAGTTTATGCCAATTTGGGAAGTTTATATGCTCAAGAAGAACGATTAGAAAAAGCAGCTTCTTATTATCAACAAGCGGTTAATTTAAAACCTGATTTTGCTGGGGTTTATCGCAATTTTGCCAAGGTTTTAACCCAGATGGGGCAATTAGACCAAGCTTCGCAATGCTTGGAAAAAGCCTACAGTTTAGAACCAGAAAAAGCCACACCCGAAGAACATTTTAATTTAGGAAATACCCGCTTTAAACAAGGTCGATTAGACGAAGCGATCGCAGCTTATCAACAAGCCTTGAAATTAAATCCTCAGTTAGCGGGAGCCTATTATCAGTTAGGTCAATTATATTCTACAAAAGCAGAACTAGATGCAGCGATTCAGGCTTACCAAAAAGCCTTAGAATTAGAACCATCCCGCTTAGAATTTTATTATGGGTTTGCGGATTTCTTCAGCCGTCAAGAATGTTGGGATGACGCCATCAGAGTTTATAACCAAATTTTAGGATTAGATGCTAATCAAGCCGTTGCTTATTATAAAGTCGGGGAGATTTTTAATCGTCAGTGGCGGTTAGAGGAAGCCGTTAACCTGTATCAGAAATCCATTGCTTTAAATCCTAAATTAGTATCTTCCTATTATGGATTAGGAAAAGTTTTAGTTAAGCAGGAAAATTGGCAAGATGCTGTTCAAGTGTTGCGCCAAGGAATACAAATGAATCCCAGTGGAGATGCAGAAGCTTATAAAGGTTTCGGAGATGCACTTGCCAAAATTGGGGAACGAGAAGAGGCAATTAAAGCTTATCAAAAATCTGCCGAACTTGATAGTAATAATGCCGAAGTTTATCAAAAATTAGGGGATTTACTGCGAGATCAGGAACGATTTGAAGAAGCCATTATTGCTTATAATCGTTCTATTGAAATTGATCCAACTGTGTTTTGGACACAAAACAATTTAGCCGATATTTTCTTTAAACAAGAACGGTGGGAAGATGCAATTTCAGCTTATCAAAATGCGATCGCTTTAGATTCTAGCTATTCGTGGTCATACAATAGTTTAGCTGATGCCTTAGTTAAATTAGAACGCTGCGAAGAGGCAATTCCTGCTTATGAACAAGCCATTAAACTCAATCCTCAGTTTCCTTGGTCTTACTATAATTTAGGGGAAGTTTTAACTCAATTAGAACATTGGGAAGAAGCAGTTGTAGCTTATCGAGGCGCAATCAAAGTTCAGTCTGACTTACCAAATATTCAGGAAAAACTCGCCGATGCGTTGAGAAATCGAGCTAAATTAGATTTACAGGAATCCTTGGGATATTATTATCAAGTGATTCAAGAAAACCCCGATCATGTTGCTGCTTATCATAAAGCTATTGAGATTAAACCCGATGATCCCAAATTGTATATCCAATTAGCGAATACCTTAGTTAATCATAATCATTTAGATGGAGCAATTGTCTTCTATCAGATGGCATTGCAATTAGATCCAGAGCATCCCGAAATATCGCAAAAATTAGAGGGAATTGTCGAAAAAAAAAAGCTAGGTTAA
- a CDS encoding tetratricopeptide repeat protein, whose amino-acid sequence MLSKSTNLQTATNLFEEANQLKQAGQLQNAIISYRRAAQLNPNFPWIYHNLGEVLAENGQLLEAMQAFQQAVKLNPDSAWSQYQLAEVFLKLGNLPNAIERLTQAIAINPYSPEFYNSLGNALFKQGDLEQAITNYRKTIELDPENAIAYQYLGEALAQQGELDESLTSCQKAIELNPNLGDVYQILGTALVKKGLFQEALNILLEALDFNQKSPKIYHALGDIAVHFQQWNKAIDYYSQAIQLKPNVPIFHHNLGNVYAQLYQWEDAIAAYSQAIAINPESADCHQSFAEVLAKLERWDAAISSYSKALELNPDLTNIYPHLAEALKQRGTPADLEKANQYYQKAIEFNADDLDAYEMLLKTQPNNLELCWKYANLLWSKNQREQALIYYKKVKEANPQDFEMLVKLGEAFVRMSQFDDAIAIYNKALEINPNSADVYHRLGEPLEKNGQLEEAAKTYQKAIELNPHFFGSYHNLGDIRRKQNKVEEAVAAYQKATELNPHFHWSYHNIGDMLLEQPDRLDEAAAAYQKAIAINPHFAWSYQNLGTALLKQGKIEEAITAYRRAGELDPVFKFDVKSIQDILLKKALVADHLYSLWVADNFPREADLKKMAETLEIFRYKPLISIIMPVYNTPTYFLREAIDSVLNQVYPDWEFCIADDSSTDPHVKEILEEYVAKDSRIKVVYRTENGHISKASNSALELATGEFISLLDHDDTLTPDALYEVVLLLNRYPDADMIYSDEDKLSPDDQLISPFFKPEWSPESFFSRMYTCHLGTYRHSIIKEIGGWRIGYEGAQDYDLVLRFTEKTEKIYHIPKILYHWRMHPGSAAGGTEAKPYAYLASQKALQDAIDRRGEKGEIQGIPGFLGHHLVRYEISEYKRVSIIIPTRDLGKVLDRCLESIFTKTGYPNYEVILIDNGSVESYTAQLIEQWYQKEPERFKCYRLDIPFNFSKINNYGVSQATGDYLLFLNNDTEAITSDWLNAMVEQVQRPAIGAVGALLLFPDNTIQHAGVIMGLGGVAGHPYYNMPQTPGYFSNVIGLNNTSAVTGACLMCRRDAFEQVGGFDEELTVAYNDVDLCLKLLTQGYRNLYLPHVVLYHHESKSRGYEDTPEKKERLGRESKIMESRWQKFIDNDPYYSPHLSREFQDYRIKV is encoded by the coding sequence ATGCTATCTAAATCTACCAACCTCCAAACCGCTACAAATTTATTTGAAGAAGCCAATCAACTCAAACAAGCGGGTCAACTTCAAAACGCAATTATTTCCTATCGTCGTGCTGCACAATTAAACCCGAATTTTCCTTGGATTTATCATAATTTAGGTGAGGTGTTGGCAGAAAATGGTCAATTATTAGAAGCAATGCAAGCGTTTCAGCAAGCGGTTAAATTAAATCCTGATTCTGCTTGGTCACAATATCAGTTAGCAGAAGTTTTCTTAAAATTAGGAAATTTACCCAATGCAATAGAAAGGTTAACACAAGCGATCGCCATTAACCCCTATTCTCCTGAATTTTATAATAGTTTAGGTAACGCCTTATTTAAACAGGGTGACTTAGAACAGGCGATTACTAATTATCGGAAAACAATTGAACTAGATCCAGAAAATGCGATCGCTTATCAATATTTAGGAGAAGCATTAGCTCAACAGGGTGAACTTGATGAATCGCTCACTTCCTGTCAAAAAGCCATTGAGCTTAATCCTAATTTAGGAGATGTGTATCAAATTTTAGGAACAGCATTAGTCAAAAAAGGGTTATTTCAAGAAGCATTAAATATTTTATTAGAAGCATTAGACTTTAATCAAAAATCGCCTAAAATTTATCATGCTCTAGGAGATATAGCAGTTCATTTTCAACAATGGAATAAAGCCATTGACTATTATTCTCAAGCGATTCAGCTTAAACCCAATGTACCTATCTTTCATCACAATTTAGGGAACGTTTACGCTCAACTCTATCAATGGGAAGATGCGATCGCTGCTTATTCTCAAGCCATCGCCATCAATCCTGAGTCAGCCGATTGTCATCAAAGTTTTGCAGAGGTTTTAGCTAAATTAGAACGTTGGGATGCTGCGATTTCTTCCTATTCCAAAGCCTTAGAATTAAATCCTGATTTAACCAATATTTATCCTCATTTAGCAGAAGCATTAAAACAGCGAGGAACCCCCGCCGATTTAGAAAAAGCAAATCAATATTATCAAAAAGCTATTGAATTTAATGCTGATGATCTGGACGCTTATGAAATGCTGCTAAAAACTCAACCCAATAATTTAGAATTGTGTTGGAAATATGCCAATTTGTTATGGAGTAAAAATCAGCGTGAACAAGCTTTGATTTATTATAAAAAAGTCAAAGAAGCTAACCCCCAAGATTTTGAAATGTTAGTAAAATTAGGGGAAGCTTTTGTAAGGATGAGTCAATTTGATGACGCGATCGCTATTTACAATAAAGCTTTAGAAATTAACCCTAACTCAGCCGATGTTTACCACCGCTTAGGGGAACCATTAGAAAAAAATGGTCAACTGGAAGAAGCTGCTAAAACTTATCAAAAAGCTATTGAATTAAACCCTCACTTTTTTGGTTCCTACCATAATTTAGGGGATATTCGACGCAAACAAAACAAGGTTGAGGAAGCTGTTGCTGCATATCAAAAAGCAACCGAACTCAATCCCCATTTTCACTGGTCATATCATAATATTGGGGATATGTTGCTTGAACAACCGGATCGCCTCGATGAGGCGGCGGCGGCTTATCAAAAAGCGATCGCAATTAATCCCCATTTTGCTTGGTCATATCAAAACTTAGGAACGGCTCTGCTCAAACAAGGAAAAATCGAGGAAGCGATTACAGCTTACCGAAGAGCAGGTGAACTAGATCCTGTTTTTAAATTTGATGTGAAAAGTATTCAAGATATTTTACTCAAAAAAGCTTTAGTTGCTGATCATTTGTATAGCTTGTGGGTCGCTGATAATTTCCCCAGAGAAGCTGATCTCAAAAAGATGGCTGAAACTCTAGAAATCTTCCGTTATAAGCCATTGATTAGCATCATTATGCCTGTCTATAATACACCTACTTATTTTTTACGGGAAGCCATTGATTCGGTTTTAAATCAAGTTTATCCTGACTGGGAATTTTGTATTGCGGATGATTCATCAACAGATCCTCATGTTAAAGAAATACTAGAAGAATACGTTGCAAAAGATTCTCGCATTAAAGTCGTTTATCGCACCGAAAACGGTCATATTTCTAAAGCATCTAACTCTGCCTTGGAATTAGCAACGGGAGAATTTATTTCTTTATTAGATCATGATGATACCCTCACGCCAGATGCGTTGTATGAAGTGGTATTACTTCTAAATCGTTATCCTGATGCCGATATGATCTATTCCGATGAAGATAAATTAAGTCCTGATGATCAACTCATCAGTCCTTTCTTTAAGCCAGAATGGTCTCCCGAATCATTTTTCTCCCGAATGTATACTTGTCATTTAGGAACTTACAGACACTCAATTATTAAAGAAATTGGGGGTTGGCGAATTGGTTATGAAGGAGCGCAGGATTATGATTTGGTTTTAAGATTTACAGAAAAAACTGAAAAAATTTACCATATTCCTAAAATTCTCTATCATTGGCGGATGCACCCGGGATCGGCAGCAGGAGGAACAGAAGCGAAACCTTATGCGTATCTAGCCTCGCAAAAAGCGTTACAAGATGCCATAGATCGACGGGGTGAGAAAGGAGAAATTCAAGGAATTCCTGGTTTTTTAGGGCATCATTTAGTTCGTTATGAAATTAGCGAATACAAGCGGGTTAGTATTATTATTCCAACGAGAGATTTAGGTAAAGTTCTGGATCGCTGTTTGGAATCTATTTTTACTAAAACGGGTTATCCTAACTATGAAGTGATTTTGATTGATAATGGCAGTGTGGAAAGCTATACAGCCCAACTGATTGAGCAATGGTATCAGAAGGAACCCGAACGGTTTAAATGCTATCGATTAGATATTCCGTTTAACTTTTCTAAAATCAATAATTATGGGGTGAGCCAAGCAACAGGAGATTATTTACTGTTTTTAAATAATGATACAGAAGCCATTACATCTGACTGGCTTAATGCTATGGTTGAGCAAGTTCAAAGACCTGCTATTGGAGCCGTTGGAGCTTTATTATTATTCCCAGATAACACAATTCAACACGCTGGCGTGATCATGGGATTGGGCGGTGTAGCAGGTCATCCCTATTATAATATGCCTCAAACTCCAGGGTACTTTAGTAATGTGATTGGCTTAAATAATACTTCAGCCGTTACAGGAGCTTGCTTAATGTGTCGGCGAGATGCCTTTGAGCAAGTGGGAGGATTTGATGAGGAACTAACGGTTGCTTACAATGATGTCGATTTATGTTTAAAATTACTCACTCAAGGTTATCGAAATCTCTACTTACCTCATGTGGTTTTGTATCACCATGAATCTAAAAGTCGGGGTTATGAAGATACGCCAGAAAAAAAAGAACGGCTGGGTCGAGAATCAAAAATTATGGAAAGTCGTTGGCAAAAGTTTATTGATAACGATCCCTACTATAGCCCTCATTTAAGCCGTGAGTTTCAAGACTATCGAATCAAAGTCTAA
- a CDS encoding glycosyltransferase family 2 protein, with protein sequence MPVYNPPEIFLREAIESVLNQSYPHWEFCIADDASPSLHIKHILEEYQQQDSRIKVIFRTQNGHISATSNSALELATGEFIGLLDHDDVLTPDALYEVVSLLNQNPAADMIYSDEDKLNEKGELTGHFFKPDWCPDSFLSRMYTCHFGVYRRSIIQEIGGFRIGYEGSQDYDLVLRFTEKTDKIFHIPKILYHWRIHNSSAAGGTEAKPYAYEAAKRALQDAIDRRGEPGIVKDVSIYLGHYLVRYKILDYKRVSIIIPTRDLGEILNRCLESIFTLSIYPDYEVIVIDNGSTEEETQEILEKWQEKEPTRFRYYALDIPFNFSKINNYAVRQATGDYLLLLNNDTEVIHPDWIDAMVEQAQRRSIGAVGALLRYPDKIVQHAGVVVGIGHFAAHSHRMASETDPGYYGQVISISNYSAVTAACLMCRREVFEQVGGFDEQLAVAYNDVDFCLKLVEQGYRNIYLPHVVLYHYESKSRGYDTTPDKLERFMQEVTIMRQRWQHYVDYDPCYNPNLTLSSSNYGLRQFAEVKISDVSLKLDDQVLENCSIDEPEIKIYTGISEIRFKGWVLGQQEKVTAVQIIGNHAQVIKEIPANFSRPDVAILHPENPHSELCGFDETVEITNLSNQTELLLQAVLNERTYAKFGTVKLKINA encoded by the coding sequence ATGCCTGTTTATAATCCACCTGAAATTTTTCTGCGAGAAGCGATTGAATCCGTTTTAAATCAAAGCTATCCTCATTGGGAATTTTGTATTGCTGATGATGCCTCTCCCTCTCTCCATATTAAACACATCTTAGAAGAATATCAACAACAAGATAGCCGAATTAAAGTTATTTTTAGAACTCAAAACGGTCATATTTCGGCAACTTCTAATTCAGCCTTAGAGTTAGCAACGGGGGAATTTATAGGGTTATTAGATCATGATGATGTTTTAACTCCCGATGCTTTATATGAAGTGGTGAGTTTATTAAATCAGAATCCAGCCGCTGATATGATTTATTCCGATGAGGATAAACTGAATGAAAAGGGCGAATTAACAGGTCATTTCTTTAAACCGGATTGGTGTCCTGATTCCTTTTTGTCTCGGATGTACACCTGTCATTTCGGAGTTTATCGACGTTCTATTATTCAGGAAATAGGAGGCTTTAGAATTGGATATGAAGGCAGCCAAGACTATGATTTAGTCTTGAGATTTACCGAAAAAACCGATAAAATTTTTCATATTCCTAAAATTCTCTATCATTGGCGAATTCATAACAGTTCTGCCGCCGGAGGAACTGAAGCAAAACCCTATGCTTATGAAGCAGCAAAACGAGCGTTACAAGATGCAATTGACCGTCGAGGAGAACCCGGAATTGTTAAAGATGTTTCGATTTATCTAGGACATTATCTTGTCCGCTATAAAATTTTAGATTACAAACGAGTGAGTATTATTATTCCCACAAGAGATTTAGGAGAAATCTTAAATCGCTGTTTGGAATCTATCTTTACTCTTAGCATTTATCCTGATTATGAAGTGATTGTCATTGATAATGGCAGTACAGAAGAGGAAACTCAGGAAATTTTAGAGAAATGGCAAGAAAAAGAACCAACTCGGTTTAGATATTATGCTTTAGATATTCCGTTCAATTTCTCTAAAATCAATAACTACGCTGTACGTCAAGCAACTGGGGATTATTTGCTATTGTTAAATAATGATACTGAAGTGATTCATCCTGATTGGATTGATGCCATGGTTGAACAAGCCCAACGACGTTCGATTGGTGCGGTGGGTGCGTTATTACGGTATCCTGATAAAATTGTTCAACACGCTGGTGTTGTGGTGGGAATTGGTCATTTTGCAGCCCATAGTCACCGCATGGCATCGGAAACAGACCCCGGATATTATGGTCAAGTTATTTCTATCAGTAATTATTCAGCAGTTACCGCAGCTTGTTTGATGTGTCGGCGAGAGGTATTTGAACAAGTGGGGGGGTTTGATGAACAGTTAGCCGTTGCTTATAATGATGTAGACTTTTGCTTAAAACTGGTTGAACAAGGCTATCGGAATATTTATCTTCCTCACGTTGTTTTATATCATTATGAATCTAAAAGTCGAGGTTATGATACAACGCCAGATAAGTTAGAACGATTTATGCAGGAAGTTACTATAATGCGACAAAGATGGCAACATTATGTTGATTATGATCCCTGTTATAATCCTAATTTAACGTTATCGAGTTCTAATTATGGATTAAGGCAATTTGCTGAGGTAAAAATTAGCGATGTGTCTCTAAAACTTGATGACCAAGTGTTAGAGAATTGTTCAATTGATGAACCCGAAATTAAAATTTATACGGGAATCAGCGAAATTCGGTTTAAAGGATGGGTACTTGGACAACAAGAGAAAGTAACGGCTGTTCAAATTATTGGGAATCACGCTCAAGTGATTAAGGAAATTCCCGCTAATTTTTCCCGTCCTGACGTTGCTATTCTGCATCCTGAAAACCCCCATTCAGAATTGTGTGGTTTTGACGAAACCGTTGAAATAACAAATCTGTCTAATCAAACAGAATTGTTACTTCAAGCTGTTCTAAACGAAAGAACTTATGCTAAATTTGGAACAGTTAAACTAAAAATTAATGCTTAA
- a CDS encoding tetratricopeptide repeat protein: MNSSLETLIQSAETDVDAGNVREAHATLSEIFALDPYCAKAYKILGDLYEVQSLFTEAISAYQKAIKLEPNFVEAYAYLAQVYRNTGEFDHALFCYKKALSLRPDWTELYFQLGQAYSWSGDVLKAIRCYQKTLEQNPHHVYAYFALAIAYGGLGETERAIALYQHIIKLQPDLANAHNNLGCLLFAKDDFAGAIEAWNNALRYNKKEEDNYSIYNNLGQVFTAQNKITESIQSYYKSVKLKDDFPLVYSNLGKLYQQQNQHKTAFYCFTKVIELDPDNRFAYTDCGASLLKLGRIDAALQYFQNIILREHQFITGYCQRVKEHFSDDELSLAQQACANFLIALKQWDREIGKDSTTIYNFLIQTHLNLGNALVTYGKFEQAVSYYQKAAQIYPQSIEIYLKLGNCLFKIQQLNAALTVYQIARTLLKSGSEVSLVQELEVYLQLGRILEKQEDWDAAANYYNTVLQIQQQPGFQSLLSNYPLTLRLLQDWARTEVIKHPQKVCDSTLIWLKNHNLQDSHYYSRLGLLASEGKNSPGLENGEKTPCKIPTQCGGLDCQPCLKRVFQSFPWKNLGHGIQKCGISESNIASTSLFVAIIPNGRAWIVPQENYWMVCKAIAIITPDNQLLADVSREYPAPLPGCPSYDPMQHQVFQTEQLPPLQQIEGRVAVLSGLSGNVYFHWMVDILPRVELLRQSGIDFNTIDWFLVNSQQASFQRETLTRLGIPEFKILESDHFPHIQAQQLIVPSYPGYMGWLQPWAIDTLRRWFLPRGDNRNYPERIYISRGDARYRRILNENEVIELLHPWGFVVVQLESMSFSQQVALFSQAKVIMGAHGSGLTNIMFCQPGTQVIEWVSPHYNRHYYWVISQYLGLEHYSLTGEGFSCYPLRELMYQNSLTEDIWVNLVSLKRLLEMLFVERKQV, translated from the coding sequence GTGAATTCAAGCCTTGAAACCTTAATCCAGTCAGCAGAAACAGATGTAGATGCAGGAAATGTTCGGGAAGCTCACGCGACACTTTCGGAAATTTTCGCACTCGATCCTTATTGTGCTAAAGCTTATAAAATTTTAGGGGATTTGTATGAAGTTCAAAGCTTATTTACAGAAGCGATTTCTGCCTATCAAAAGGCAATTAAACTAGAGCCAAATTTTGTTGAAGCTTATGCTTATTTAGCTCAGGTTTATCGCAATACAGGGGAATTTGATCACGCCTTATTCTGCTATAAAAAAGCTTTAAGTCTGCGTCCAGATTGGACAGAGTTATATTTTCAATTAGGCCAAGCTTATTCCTGGAGTGGGGATGTTCTAAAAGCGATTCGCTGCTATCAAAAAACCTTAGAACAAAACCCCCATCACGTTTATGCCTATTTTGCCTTAGCAATAGCTTATGGGGGATTAGGAGAAACGGAACGAGCCATTGCCCTTTATCAACACATTATTAAGTTACAACCCGATTTAGCGAATGCCCATAATAATTTAGGATGTTTATTGTTTGCGAAAGATGACTTCGCAGGAGCGATAGAAGCCTGGAATAATGCCTTAAGATATAATAAAAAAGAAGAAGATAATTATTCGATTTATAATAATCTAGGCCAAGTTTTTACTGCTCAAAATAAGATTACAGAATCAATTCAATCCTATTATAAATCTGTAAAACTCAAGGATGATTTTCCTCTTGTTTATAGTAATTTAGGTAAACTTTATCAACAACAAAATCAACACAAAACAGCATTTTATTGTTTTACAAAAGTTATTGAATTAGATCCTGATAATCGATTTGCCTACACCGATTGTGGAGCTTCCTTACTGAAGTTAGGTCGGATTGATGCAGCTTTGCAGTATTTTCAAAACATTATTTTACGAGAGCATCAATTTATAACAGGCTATTGTCAGAGGGTAAAAGAACATTTCAGTGATGATGAATTGTCCTTAGCCCAACAAGCTTGTGCTAATTTTCTCATCGCTTTAAAACAGTGGGATAGAGAAATCGGAAAAGATTCTACAACGATTTATAATTTTCTAATTCAAACCCATCTTAACCTCGGAAATGCCTTAGTAACCTATGGCAAGTTTGAGCAAGCGGTCAGTTACTACCAAAAAGCTGCCCAAATTTACCCCCAATCTATTGAAATTTACCTAAAATTAGGCAATTGTTTATTCAAAATTCAGCAACTTAATGCTGCATTAACAGTTTATCAAATCGCTCGAACGTTACTGAAATCGGGGTCAGAGGTTTCCCTTGTTCAGGAGCTTGAAGTTTATTTGCAATTAGGAAGAATTCTGGAAAAACAGGAAGATTGGGACGCGGCGGCAAACTACTACAACACCGTTTTACAGATACAGCAACAGCCCGGTTTTCAATCTTTACTTTCTAACTATCCTTTAACATTAAGGTTACTGCAAGACTGGGCAAGAACTGAAGTAATAAAGCACCCCCAAAAAGTGTGTGATTCAACCTTAATCTGGCTAAAAAACCATAATTTACAGGATAGTCATTATTATTCCCGATTAGGATTATTAGCTTCTGAGGGAAAAAATAGCCCAGGTTTAGAGAATGGGGAGAAAACTCCCTGTAAAATTCCGACACAATGCGGGGGATTAGACTGTCAACCCTGTCTCAAGCGTGTATTTCAATCTTTCCCCTGGAAAAATTTGGGACATGGAATTCAAAAGTGTGGGATATCAGAGAGTAACATTGCTTCAACCTCTTTGTTTGTGGCGATCATTCCTAATGGACGAGCTTGGATTGTTCCCCAAGAAAATTATTGGATGGTTTGCAAAGCGATCGCCATTATCACACCCGATAACCAACTATTAGCGGATGTTTCACGCGAATATCCAGCCCCGCTTCCCGGTTGTCCCAGTTATGATCCGATGCAGCATCAAGTGTTTCAAACCGAACAGTTACCGCCCCTACAGCAAATTGAGGGACGAGTAGCCGTGTTGTCGGGGTTGTCGGGAAATGTCTATTTTCATTGGATGGTAGATATTTTGCCACGGGTGGAATTGTTGCGTCAAAGTGGAATTGATTTCAACACAATTGATTGGTTTTTAGTGAATAGTCAACAAGCCTCTTTTCAACGAGAAACCTTAACTCGTTTGGGGATTCCGGAATTTAAAATCTTAGAAAGTGATCACTTTCCCCATATCCAAGCCCAACAGCTAATTGTTCCCTCATATCCTGGATATATGGGATGGTTACAACCTTGGGCTATTGATACGTTGCGGCGTTGGTTTTTGCCCAGGGGTGATAATCGGAATTATCCTGAACGCATTTATATTAGTCGAGGAGATGCCCGCTATCGTCGGATTTTGAATGAAAACGAAGTGATTGAATTGTTGCATCCCTGGGGGTTTGTTGTGGTGCAACTGGAGTCGATGTCCTTTTCCCAACAAGTGGCTCTGTTTTCTCAAGCTAAAGTGATTATGGGAGCCCATGGAAGCGGTTTAACCAATATTATGTTTTGCCAACCGGGAACCCAAGTCATTGAATGGGTGTCTCCCCACTATAATCGCCATTATTATTGGGTGATTAGTCAATATTTGGGATTAGAACATTATTCTCTAACGGGAGAGGGCTTTTCTTGCTATCCCCTGCGGGAGTTAATGTATCAAAATTCCTTGACGGAGGATATTTGGGTAAATCTCGTTTCTTTAAAACGGTTATTAGAAATGTTATTTGTAGAAAGAAAACAGGTTTAG